The nucleotide sequence CATCGGTGGCTGATCAATTAAACCAATTTAGAGGATAGATGACTAATGGGACCGCAGCCAATATAAAGTAAATGGACAATACGTGAATAACTAGTTATCCTGTAACCGAGTTCTAGGCCTggttcttttgtttcttttacaCGAGTTTGAAAACTATGTCCTGGCTAGCAGACAAAAAGCTAgccattatgagttcctagtcaACTTCTGTTTTGCTTATTCCATTTTAGCCAGCTTGGTGCACTGCATTCATACCAGCATATACCTACAATCGGACACATATAGAGAATAACAATACCTATATGAATACATGAGGATAATTAATTTAAGAGTAGTGTTATGTAActtttgccattcaaaaaaagagttaaatgtcattttagttcatgtggtttgggtcattttgccagtttagtccaaaggtttcatttttaacatgtgggtccaaaaaagtttcacagttgtcattttagtccactgggttaacttcatccattttttctgttaacgagaaggccaattcggtcattttatatggctgaattgcccttttagttaacagaattacatacaaaatgaccgaatttgccttctcgttaacaaaaaaatggatgaagttaaccaagtggactaaaatggcaactgtgaaacctttttggactcacaggttaaaaatgaaacctttggactaaactggcaaaatggcccaaaccacagcgactaaaatggcatttaactccaaaaaaaataacaataataataaatatggATACATGAGGATAATTTCGAAAGAACCTTAATCAAATCACATATTCTGATaatgaaaaagatttaaaataaccTCTACCGAATATATTTTACTTGATACTCTCTTGCAGGTGGAGCGGGAGGAAACCAGATGCTCTgctcataaaaaaaaaaaatgaatattaTGGTAtaagggtgaagggagtggttaccTAGTGGAATAGGTAAACTCCCAACTCACTCAATTACATAGCGCCATATCAATTGTTTACTTAATACTCAAAAACGTTGGTGGTGGTTTACCTAATGgggtttaggtaaactatttaaaagaaaaaagaaaaatgtgtgattggttgagaaggaATGTACCCTACCACACACCCATCTCTCTCTCCCCTTCCCTCCCTCTCTTTCCCATCGGTAAACCTTCACCGAAATTGGCCATCTATTCGGTAACATGTGATCGGTAAATGTGTTGGCGGTGGTCACCGAGTGGTGCCTAGTGGGTTTACCACCCCTACTCCGCTCACCCTAACTAGAATATATAGTCTCGCGGGGTTAGGGGTGATAGGAGGTACGCCTATGACGCCAAGACAGCAGGGGAAAGAGAAGCTAGAGTAAATAAAACCTAATCATTGTAATTGTATAATGTGGCATCCTCATGGCGGAAAAAAAAAGTtggagaagaagagaaagaaagtcATCACACCAACGTGGGTGACAGGAAAGAGTGTTGAAAACCAACCAATATCTGGTGTGATAGCAACGCAGAAACAAGAGGGAGAAAAAATAATAAGGTAAAAATCTTAAGGCTTTGATATGATATAGAATACCGAAAACCCCATAAGGTGTTATGTATAATAACTACATATAGAAACATACAAGAATATATAATTACAAAGAAACCCTAATAGATCAAATTATATGTTTTAGTTATGATTAAAATATTACAATAAACTCTTACTAGTATATTCTATCAAGTAATACATACCGATAGGATTAGCAAATTGTGTCTTATCATGTTTTACAAGTCTCTGACGACGCGAATAACACAAGTATTAAATATGAATACAACTTGTTTAACTACTTTATAACTCGTGTCTAAATTACAATTGTATGTTTTATGtaccaagaagaagaagaaatgatgGATCTTAACCTCctaattttattaatttttaaaaaagtaaaaatatCATGTAATGTACTTTTTTCCGTAAAAAGCTCTAACTGTGTCTTATATAAGAAATGATGGAATTCTTGTTCTTAAAATCTTGAATGACTCGGGGGTGGTTTGTTTAGCTCTTGAtgtagctcttaatggttcagacctcttatgggttcagtacttaatggttcagactgtttgttttagATCCATCGAGTAggtgtctgaatggttcagacatttgcctctgaatggttaagcattatactgagtttGAATGATCAAGACCTCTAATCTAAGTTGGTTAGACATTCGCCTCTAAACAGTTAAGCATTATGCtggcttttaatggttcagacctcttactgattcaacacttaatTATTCAGACCTCTtatggttcaacacttaaccattcagaagttgccaaacaaccccttattTTAACTTGTAAATCATATACTAAGGAAACTTTGATTTAGTTAAGGAAATGTGGTTATTTATCGATCCTAGGAAACTTTGATTAGTTAAGGAAATGTGGTTGTCGATCCTAGGAAGAACGAAGGAAAGCAACGCATCATGATTCATGAAGCATGCATGCATGGTTATGCATGGTCCCCCTAAATACATAGCTTAAAGAAAAGGTACCTTGTTATTTAAACCACATATCGACCCTTTTGTGATATAAAATGAACACGTGATGGGTGTCACTATTACCATTGACATGCATCCAAAATTAATGATTCAAACCCTTTATCTGCAAACATAGCCTGTAAAATCGGTCTTCTTAATACACGTTTGATTTCAAATGGACAGGGAGTCTGGTTGGTAACTGTAACCAAAACGAAACTAGTTGAACCGATTATAACAGATCTCTTACGTCTGTTTTTTGGACCAGCATTGATTAAGTGACGTACACTGACGTCATATATTTTCAAACGTATCCAAATGATTTTGATTGttacaaaaacaagttaatttgtGTGTCAGCTTCACTGCTACATTGATAACGTAAAAGATTTATCAACTTAAATGGTATATCCAAATTTTATTAGATTCATGGTGGAAACAAACAAGATTTTCATTGATCCGTTTGTCTATCAATTATTGAAATCAATAAAGCTTCTGAAATCAAATTTATGTGTTGCAACAATAACAGCTAAAAGTTGTCTTTCTTCAATAAAGCTTTTGAAATCAATTTTTCGCAATAACATTGGTTTGAACGAACAATGTATTCGTTTTGTGGAAAAAAATATTTAGTAATGTTTCAAAAAAAATATGTAACAAGTCAGCTAAAACCACTACCCTCGGTGCTTATTTGCACACTTTATGGTTTATGTACACCAGGTCTGTTTGTACGTGTATGGAGTTGCATTAAAACCAGGCCCTAAACcaagggtaaaatggtcttttttcCTATACGCCACGTATAGACCCATGTGCGGCGTATACAAGGGGTAGGTTTGGTTAgaatgaccattttacccctgattTAGGGCCTATATGCAGACCAAACTAGGggtaaaatgtttttttttgccCTTTGTATACACCACGTATAGGGTTATATGGGACGTATataaagatttttttatttttatttttacgtTTCTATACGACATATATCGTTTTACCAAAGAACAATAATAAGtacttttctaaaaaaaaatataaacatcaTATTCTATAGTATGATAGAGGTATCGTATAGTGTACTATCTTAATTATAGTGTAGGATCATATCATATCTTgtcgtatcatatagtgtagtataagtctcgtataggcctatacgggacctaagcTACACCTATAGGCATATatgggacctatactacacctacaggcctatacgggtgttgtatcgtttcgtatcatatagtgtagtataagtctcgtatatatactccctataggtcttgtataggctTATACGGACCTAAACTATACCTATAGGCATATACAGgtgttgtatcgtatcgtatagtatagtgtagtataagtctcgtataggtcttgtatacgcctataggcctatacgagacctaaACTACACCTATAGTCCTATACGGGTGTTGTATATTATCGTATCGTATAGTTTGGTATtgtatcatatagtgtagtataaatcTCATGTCGGCTCCCTACAGGGACCTATACTACAACTATATGATACGATGCTATAGTATATTATTCTATGATATACCTACAGGCATATACGGGATCTATagtacacctatacgatacgatactacactatacgatacgataggATATGAtactatactacacctataggcctatacgggacctatgctacacatataggcctatacggaaCCTATGGTACAGGACTACAGCTATATGATACGATGTTATAGTATACTATACTATAATAAACCTATAGGCCTATATGGTATCTATAGTACACCTACAAGCCTATACGGGTGTTGTATCGTttcgtatcatatagtgtagtataagtctcgtatataTACTccttataggtcttgtataggcttatacgggacctaaactacacctataggcatatacaggtgttgtatcgtatcgtatagtgtagtataagtctcgtataggtcccaTATAGGTCTTGTTTacgcctataggcctatacgagacctaaactacacctatagtcctatacgggtgtcgtatcgtatcgtatcgtatagtttGGTATtgtatcatatagtgtagtatatgTCTCATGCCGGCTCCCTATAGGGACCTATACTACAACTATATGATACGATGCTATAGTATATTATACTATGATATACCTATAGGCATATACGGGATCTATagtacacctatacgatacgatactacactatacgatacgataggATATGATATTATACTACACCTAtagcctatacgggacctatgCTACCCATATAGGCATATACGGGACCTATGGTACAGCTATATGATACGGTGTTATAGTATACTATACTATAATAAACCTATaagcatatacaagacctatacaTACGATACTACACTACACTATACGATAAGATAtaatactatactatactatactacacctataggcctatacaagacTTATACTGCACTATATAATACAATACCACATCAATAGATCTATGCGGAACCTATACGAAACTTATACTGTACCATACGATATGATGCTTAAcaatgttttttattattttttttaaagtactTATCATAGAACTTTGCTAAAACGATAAATATTGTATagaaacgtaaaaaaacgtttaTATACGCcacatataggcctatacgtggCGTATACAAAGGGTgtaaatgaccattttacccctaGTTTGGGCTGCGTATAGGCCCTAAACCCGGGGTAAAATGGTATTTTTTTTCCTATATGCGGCGTATAGGACCATGATAGGACACAACCAGATATTTTTTAGAAATTGAGAAAGGTGGTTGTACGCCACATACAGGGTATGTACGTGGTGTATATAAGGATTCCGCTTGGCATGAGCGCAGCTTAAGTAGGGCAAGaaggggcggccgaccccccgaacttttcgctcagtagtggagagtgtAGTTTTTgcatagaaatttttgggtatatatgttttcgaccccgcGATTTTGTAGAAATTTTTAGATCCGATGACTTCTACCCCGGtcgaaaatctcaagcttcgccactgccgcTTGGTGTGCAGTTAGGCATCAAGGTGTGTAAATATGCATACCGTTTTCAAAACATAAAAACTTGTATGATTGTATTTCCTTGTTTTTCATTTACAGTAATATTGTATGTTTTTTAGTTACATTATTCGTTAACTTAATTTCAATGACTTGACCCGACCCTCAAGAAATTTGTAAATCAAGTTGATAGACAACAAAAGACTAAAACATGATAACAACGTTAAAAAATAGTTTCAAGTGATTAAGTTAGGGGGGTCGGGGCGTCTTCGGTAAAGCAAATCGGGGAGGAGGGATGCCGAGCGGTAAGACACCGCCAACACCTCGGGGACCAAGAGAGAAGGAGGGAAGccggtggcggctcaccgaagagagagggaggagagagagagggagtgaccAATCACagcttttcttcttttttttttttttttttttaaaaacccaattcacctaagaggggagtggcgccatcaaattggggtgttaggggagtttaagaggggagttgacgtggcacacggggattggtttggcgtaagagaggggactcacctattaggtgagcacccccttcacccttatcTTATCTAAACATGTTAAGGCAAGTGATAtataaacatttaagcatttcATCATTCCAAAAGGATTCCTAAAACCCACTAATCAGCAACAAGACTGTTGAAACGACAGTGAATCAAGCACCATTTATATACACCTGATAACCTTTTTTCTCATGTTACATGATTCTGCCTTCTCAAAAGATCGATACGCGAATAAAGTTCAGCGCATTTCATTTTGGTGTCCGCAACTCTTTTCTCCAAATCCTCCACCTGATTCATCCATCATTTTAATCCATGAATACGACGTCAATTTTGCTTGTTTTAAATCTCAAAAAGGTATCAAAAAATTTTGCTAAAAGTGGAACAGGTTGAAGGTCGCCCAAAGGATATAGATAATATTGTCTTTATAATCATAATTAAAACATTCataatttataaatatatatatatatatatatatatatatatatatatagtgtgagattcattggggaacactaaaaaagtggggaacagtggggaaccggctcaaacgaactccgattggactcatttcagcggcgttggaaccggctcgtcgaaccctaactaggatctcttaaccctaaaccctaaatcataacccctaaaccctaaatatattagggtttggcttttatggtttagctttagggtttagccttagggtttagctttagggtttagccttagggtttagctttagagtttagctttagggtttagggtttagctttagggtttagcctttagggtttagcttttagggattatagtttagattttacggtttagcttaagttttagccttattttttagctttagagtttaggagttagggtttagggtttagggttaagagatcttagttagggttcgacgagccggttccaacgccgctggaatgagtccaatcggagttcgtttgagccggttctccgctgttccccacttttttagtgttccccaatgaaccttcccctatatatgtatatatataggggatggttcaaatgaaaaccacttttatcgcgaaaactcgaaaactaactaaaaaaagcctaaaaaacacaccaaaattttttatttttttttcaattttttataaaaaatcacaggtttttttatataaattttttttttgtattacacatgtgtaatactacacgtgtatgtgtactacacgtAGTATtttgggggggtttaggttttttttttttttttttttttttggggggggggggggggggggttaggtttttttagctattttaggttgtgttcacattggttctcgcagtaagggtggttctcgcatgaactcctccctatatatatatatatatatatataggtaaagagtaaaatacaaatgcgcttatcgtacgatacgtacgcgatcatcccagccgttcgatcaggcgtagatctggtgcgaattcaatacatatcgcatgtgaaaaaatggttagcatggggtagtatgaaaaatggcatggggtgtgtagatggacaaaatcgcatgtggaagatttgaatatcgcatgtgaaaaaatggctagcatggggtaatgtgaaaaatggcatgaggtgtgtagaatcgcatgtggaaaattgaatatcgcatgtgaaaaaatggcatggggtaatgtgaaaaatggcatggggtgtgtagaatcgcatgtggaaaattgaatatcgcatgtgaaaaaatggctagcatggggtaatgtgaaaaatgacatggggtgtgtagaatcgcatgtggaaaattgaatatcgcatgtgaaaaaatggttagcatggggtaatgtgaaaaagggcatggggtgtgtagatggagaaaatcgcatgtggaagattgaattcgcacaGCTCGTACAGTTCGCATGGAGGTATTAAATCGCATGggagatgaagatctgacggctagggttatcgcgtacgtaatgtatgataagccctattgtacgttaaccggaccctctctctctctctctctctccctctctctctctctctctctctctctatatatatatatatatatatatatatatatatatatatatatggaagaAAAATAAGGTTTTGCTGGTCAACCCAAAACTGACCCTACTCATTTCAAAACACTCATTTGACCCTTGACCCATGACCCAATCCGCACATCTTGCCACCTATAGTATTAGTGTTACCACTTAAAAGAAATAAACGCTAAGCATTGCAAAACTTGGACCTACCGTAGTTTTCAACGCAGTCTCCCTTTGTAAATACTCCTCGCGCCTGCAAAACGCAGAATCGTAAGGGTAGATGAGTATACCACATATGCTCGGTTATTTGAAATGAGTATaccaacaaaaaaaattaatgtaAAAGATACCAACTACAAATCAATAGCAAATGCAAGGTGCGGAACAGTAACTTCTACCTCAAGAACAGTTGGATGTTCTCGTCACGTATTTCATCAATATCCATTGAGCTATCTCCGTGTGCCACTTCTTGAGCAAGCCCCTGAGATCAACGACATACGAGTAAAAACAGGTTTATATCAACGAGTAAAATGCAGGCGAGACTCACAGTTTGAAATCCAGGAGACGGTTGAACCAGTGGCGTGACATTGTTGTAAACGCCTCTGCCATGGCTCCCCGCCTGTGAACCACTAATTCCGAGACTTGGGTTAGCCGGATGACCCGGGATCGGGCTAGTTTGATCAAACGCGTCACCTTGGTTCTGCGATTTGTGCAAGGAACTTGGATCTGGCTGGTGCCCGACTAAGTGACAGTACTGTTTCCTGTGTTTTTTACACTATATTACTAAAAACCGTAAAAGCATATTACTAAACGTAATACTTTTTTTAAACAACGAACCAGTAATCCATTTGCATCTGTTTCAGTTTCGTTTCCAGCCTTGAAAACACAAACGATCTTTCGAAATCTTGTTTGTCGTGTGCGGGTTCGATGAAATTTGCTTCAAGAACTCCAACAATTCCATAACCTCTAGAGCTTCCCTCGCTAGTTACTTTCCAAAACGGCTGAAAAAACAATTTACATATTGactaataatttaaaaaaaaaaaaaacatcctcAAATAAACCAAAGTCTCGTTTCTAGAAATGCATACACGAATTAAACGGTTTTTATGGTACACGTTGAATCCGTTAACTCCAATCGCCGGTGCTTCTTTAATAAACCCAAGGGTTGTCTCCATAACAGCCTACGTCAAATTCATTACTAAAACACAttaacttggaaacaaatataTAGCGCCTAAAAATATATCGTAAACATGCAGTGTTACCTCCTTCATAGATGAAACGTGTGGCCTGTAGAGGGTTACTTGCGGGTTTCTTAAGTCATCTGCTATATTATACTGCTCTACGGGCCTCCCCCTCAAGATGATTTTGAAGTTGTTGAACTTTCTAAGGTACAACATAGAAGCGTATGCCTGAAAAGAATCGTTATATATCGTGATTACACCAAATTAAAGACATATTGAACAGTCgtaagttttttaaaaaaataatcacCCTTAACGAATGAAGAAGGCGGTATGAAATGTGTGCTTGTGTTTCCGCTACTTTCTTTCTCACGTTAGACGATTGAGCGGTTTCATCTCTCAACTTTATATCCTGTATCATTAGACAAAATAAAACAATATTATCATTTTAAAAGGTGACTCGAACAGTCCTGCCAAAAATAACCTCGTCATCTTCGTCGAAGTTCAACTCATAGACGCCTTCGTCATTGAGCCATAAGTTGTATATGATTATCTTTGTCCCGTGTGAACCGATGACTTCAAACTGAAAATACAAGCAAACAAGTGTTGCATAGCAAGTTGATATAGTATACGTCATCGAACAAATTCAGTATAGAACGTAAACAAACCTGTTGGATCAGGTCATCTATTGAAGCGAACGGTGACCATTCAAGAATTGTCTTTAAGTTAGACAACCAGTCCTCTTGAGAGCCGTATGTTATAGGATCTGACCGGTTCTTCGAGATATCGAAATCAATCTACAATAAAGATCCCAcataagaataaaaaaaaaaaaaagatataaatTAATGTATAAAATagacaaaaataaacaaaaacataAGGAAAAGATCACGTATTTACCATTGGGACGATAACATCATCCTGTCCGGTTCTGCGTAGAAACGTATAGGACAAGAGACCAACGCTTTGGGTTGCTCGTCTACAAGATAATAATAACAAATAACAATAAGGGGATAATCATCGTCTTAGCAACTCAATCGAAGAATCAAACAGCATTAAAACAGCACCCGTTCCGAGATGAACGGCTGAAAACAATCGCATCGGCTCCTAACCGCATAGTGCTTGTTTTGAACCCATTACCATCTGAAAAAAGAAATGTCTTCCAATTGTCAAGATGCATTGACCAATCCAAAGTCAAAAACTTTTATACGACAAACAGAAAACGGAAACTTCCGGAAGGAAAAAGGAATTACACTGCCCGATTGTGTTGTTTGCCTTCTTTGTTGAGTATCCCAAGCTCATGCACTTCCGAATGCCATCTGGATCCATTCCGCCTCCATCATCTGTGACGATATTTCAGGTTACTGAATTAATTTTAAGAAAACAAAACATCT is from Helianthus annuus cultivar XRQ/B chromosome 9, HanXRQr2.0-SUNRISE, whole genome shotgun sequence and encodes:
- the LOC110878869 gene encoding protein MICRORCHIDIA 2 — its product is MIVIDILDSDDEGGDQPQVQNHAAAVDDQSHLINRSFWKAGSFEIGPTKWAPSQGELEHARVHPKFLHSNATSHKWAFGAIAELLDNAVDEINNGATFVKVDRIYSKRDNSPALLFIDDGGGMDPDGIRKCMSLGYSTKKANNTIGQYGNGFKTSTMRLGADAIVFSRSSRNGRATQSVGLLSYTFLRRTGQDDVIVPMIDFDISKNRSDPITYGSQEDWLSNLKTILEWSPFASIDDLIQQFEVIGSHGTKIIIYNLWLNDEGVYELNFDEDDEDIKLRDETAQSSNVRKKVAETQAHISYRLLHSLRAYASMLYLRKFNNFKIILRGRPVEQYNIADDLRNPQVTLYRPHVSSMKEAVMETTLGFIKEAPAIGVNGFNVYHKNRLIRPFWKVTSEGSSRGYGIVGVLEANFIEPAHDKQDFERSFVFSRLETKLKQMQMDYWKQYCHLVGHQPDPSSLHKSQNQGDAFDQTSPIPGHPANPSLGISGSQAGSHGRGVYNNVTPLVQPSPGFQTGLAQEVAHGDSSMDIDEIRDENIQLFLRREEYLQRETALKTTVEDLEKRVADTKMKCAELYSRIDLLRRQNHVT